From the Toxotes jaculatrix isolate fToxJac2 chromosome 15, fToxJac2.pri, whole genome shotgun sequence genome, one window contains:
- the LOC121194501 gene encoding trace amine-associated receptor 13c-like: MMEALKGTELCYPHLNSSCKKPTHPYTQAMLIYVLLSSISLVTVALNLLVIISISHFRQLHTPTNLLILSLAVSDLLVGFLLMPVEIIYIEACWFLGDIVCTLYYVVDYIITSASVANMVFISFDRYVAICDPLHYPTKVTKRKAQVYVCLCWICSVVYRILLLNDHLEQPGRSSSCFGECVVVINYIAGVVDLVFTFIIPITAIIVLYLRVFLVALSQARSIRSHITDVTAQRSRTGAVKKTEMKAARTLGIVVVVFLFCFCPYYYPTLAGEDTSIDASSAAFEIWLAHFNSCLNPVIYAFFYPWFRKCIKLILTLQILKPGSRDIKLL; this comes from the exons ATGATGGAGGCCCTGAAAGGAACTGAACTCTGCTATCCACACCTGAACTCCTCCTGCAAGAAGCCTACACATCCTTACACCCAGGCCATGCTAATTTATGTTCTgctttcctccatttctcttGTCACTGTGGCTctcaacctgctggtcatcatctccatctcccACTTCAG GCAGCTCCACACCCCCACcaacctcctcatcctctctctggctgtctcaGACCTCCTTGTGGGCTTCCTGCTGATGCCGGTTGAAATCATCTACATAGAAGCATGCTGGTTTCTAGGTGACATTGTGTGCACTCTGTATTATGTTGTAGACTACATCATTACCTCTGCCTCAGTGGCCAACATGGTGTTCATATCATTTGACCGTTATGTAGCTATCTGTGACCCTCTGCATTACCCCACCAAAGTCACCAAGAGAAAAGCACAAGtctatgtttgtttgtgttggatTTGTTCTGTTGTCTATAGGATTCTCCTTTTGAATGATCACTTGGAGCAACCAGGCAGGTCCAGCTCCTGTTTTGGAGAGTGTGTGGTTGTCATCAATTACATTGCAGGGGTTGTTGACCTTGTTTTCACCTTTATCATCCCCATTACTGCCATTATAGTTCTGTATTTAAGAGTATTTCTGGTGGCCCTGTCTCAGGCTCGATCCATTCGCTCTCACATTACAGACGTAACAGCCCAACGTTCAAGGACTGGGGCTgtgaagaaaacagagatgaaagcAGCCCGGACTCTTGGTATTGttgtagttgtgtttttgttttgtttctgtccgTACTACTACCCCACTCTGGCAGGTGAAGACACCTCTATCGATGCTTCATCCGCAGCATTTGAGATCTGGCTGGCACATTTTAACTCCTGCCTGAACCCTGTCATCTATGCCTTTTTCTACCCCTGGTtcagaaaatgtattaaactCATTCTGACTCTTCAGATACTGAAGCCCGGTTCCCGTGATATTAAACTACTATAG
- the LOC121194594 gene encoding trace amine-associated receptor 13c-like — protein MEALEEAELCFPQLNTSCRRTMNPNSETTIIYTVLSFITLLTVVLNLLVIISISHFRQLHTTTNLLLLSLAVADFLVGLLQMPVEILLFHDCWFLGDIICVVNYFLGFLVISVSVGNMVLISVDRYIAICDPMFYSTKVTLKRVQLCVYLCWIFSAVHSTWILRDVLEQPSRYNSCYGECVVIINFAEGVVDLVVTFLGPIVVIILLYLRVFVVVVSQARAMRSHIAATTLQRSETVKAKRSEIKAARTLGVVVAVFLLCSCPYYCFTVAAENNLVGTASTGLDIWLLYFNSCLNPVIYVFFYPWFRKAIKHITTLQILQPGSRDTSLL, from the exons aTGGAGGCTCTGGAAGAAGCTGAACTCTGCTTCCCCCAGCTCAACACCTCCTGCAGGAGGACGATGAATCCTAACTCGGAGACCACGATCATTTACACTGTGCTGTCCTTCATCACTCTGCTGACTGTGGTTCTtaacctgctggtcatcatctcTATCTCACACTTCAG GCAGctccacaccaccaccaacctcctcctcctctctctggctgttgcAGACTTCCTTGTGGGTCTGCTGCAGATGCCCGTGGAAATCCTGCTGTTCCATGACTGCTGGTTCCTGGGTGACATTATATGTGTCGTGAATTACTTTTTAGGTTTCCTTGTTATCAGTGTGTCAGTAGGAAACATGGTTCTCATATCAGTTGACCGTTACATAGCAATCTGTGACCCCATGTTTTACTCCACCAAAGTTACTCTGAAAAGAGTTCaactctgtgtttatctgtgttggATATTTTCTGCTGTCCACAGCACTTGGATATTGAGGGACGTCCTCGAACAACCGAGCAGGTATAACTCCTGTTATGGAGAATGTGTAGTCATAATTAATTTTGCTGAAGGAGTTGTTGATCTTGTTGTGACCTTTTTAGGCCCCATTGTTGTCATCATACTCTTGTATTTGAGAGTATTTGTGGTGGTTGTGTCTCAGGCTCGTGCCATGCGCTCTCACATTGCAGCTACCACTCTGCAGCGTTCAGAGACTGTAAAAGCTAAGAGATCTGAGATAAAAGCAGCCAGGACTCTTGGTGTTGTAGTAGCTGTGTTTCTTCTGTGCTCCTGTCCATATTATTGTTTCACTGTTGCAGCTGAGAACAACTTAGTAGGGACTGCTTCTACAGGGCTTGACATTTGGTTGTTGTATTTCAACTCCTGTTTAAACCCAGTGATCTATGTTTTTTTCTACCCCTGGTTCAGAAAAGCTATTAAACACATTACTACACTTCAGATACTGCAGCCAGGCTCCCGTGATACCAGTTTACTGTAG
- the LOC121194728 gene encoding trace amine-associated receptor 13c-like, with product MEALEEAEFCFPQLNTSCRKTMRPHSETTIIYTVLSSITLLTVVLNLLVIISISHFRQLHTTTNLLLLSLAVADFLVGLLQMPGEILLFRGCLILGDLLCAVHPFLSFIIVSVSVGNMILISVDRYMAICDPMFYSTKVTLKRVQLCICLCWIFSVVHSTWILWDFLKQPTKYNTCNGECMVVLSFAEGVVDLVVTFLGPIFVITLLYLRVFVVAVSQARAMRSHIAATTLQHSETVKAKRSEIKAARTLGVVVAVFLLCSCPYYCFTVAAENNQVGTSSAGLEIWLLYFNSCLNPVIYVSFYPWFRKAIKHIATLQILQPGSRDTSLL from the exons aTGGAGGCTCTGGAAGAAGCTGAATTCTGCTTCCCCCAGCTCAACACCTCCTGCAGGAAGACGATGCGTCCTCACTCGGAGACCACAATCATTTACACTGTGCTGTCCTCCATCACTCTGCTGACTGTGGTTCTtaacctgctggtcatcatctcTATCTCACACTTCAG GCAGcttcacaccaccaccaacctcctcctcctctctctggctgttgcAGACTTCCTTGTGGGTCTCCTACAGATGCCAGGTGAAATTCTCCTCTTCCGAGGCTGCTTGATCCTGGGTGACCTTTTATGTGCTGTTCATCCCTTTTTAAGTTTCAtcattgtcagtgtttcagtaggAAATATGATCCTCATATCAGTTGACCGCTATATGGCTATTTGTGACCCCATGTTTTACTCCACCAAAGTCACTTTGAAGAGAGTTCAACtctgcatttgtctgtgttggaTATTTTCTGTTGTCCACAGCACTTGGATATTGTGGGATTTCTTAAAACAACCAACAAAGTATAATACCTGTAATGGGGAATGTATGGTTGTGCTCAGTTTTGCTGAAGGAGTAGTTGATCTTGTTGTGACCTTTTTAGGCCCCATTTTTGTCATCACACTTTTGTATTTGAGAGTATTTGTGgtggctgtgtctcaggctcGTGCCATGCGCTCTCACATTGCAGCTACCACTCTGCAGCATTCAGAGACTGTAAAAGCTAAGAGATCTGAGATAAAAGCAGCCAGGACTCTTGGTGTTGTAGTAGCTGTGTTTCTTCTGTGCTCCTGTCCATATTATTGTTTCACTGTTGCAGCTGAGAACAACCAGGTTGGGACATCCTCTGCAGGGCTTGAGATTTGGTTGTTGTATTTCAACTCCTGTCTAAACCCAGTGATCTATGTTTCTTTCTATCCCTGGTTCAGAAAAGCTATTAAACACATTGCTACACTTCAGATACTGCAGCCAGGCTCCCGTGATACCAGTTtactgtag
- the LOC121194563 gene encoding trace amine-associated receptor 13c-like — protein sequence MEILEEPELCFPQLNTSCRRTMRPQLKTTIIYCLLSSSITLLTVVLNLLVIISISHFRQLHTTTNLLLLSLAVADFLVGVLLMPVEIILFQGCWILGEFMCALNYFLGFLVISVSVGNMVLISVDRYIAICDPMFYSTKVTLKRVQLCVCLCWIFSAVHSTWLLRDFLKQPSRYNSCYGECVVIINYAEGVVDLVVTFLGPIVVIILLYLRVFVVAVSQAHAMRSHIAATTLQRSETVKAKRSEMKAARTLGIVVVVFLLCSCPYYYFTAATEKDEVEASSTGLEIWFLYLNSCLNPVIYVSFYPWFRKSIKHIATLQILQPGSRDTSLQ from the exons aTGGAGATCCTTGAGGAACCTGAACTCTGCTTCCCCCAGCTCAACACCTCCTGCAGGAGGACGATGCGTCCTCAGTTGAAGACTACAATTATTTACTGTTTGCTGTCATCCTCCATCACTCTGCTGACTGTGGTTCTtaacctgctggtcatcatctcTATCTCACACTTCAG GCAGctccacaccaccaccaacctcctcctcctctctctggctgttgcAGACTTCCTTGTGGGCGTCCTGCTGATGCCCGTTGAAATCATCCTGTTCCAAGGCTGCTGGATCCTGGGTGAATTCATGTGTGCTTTGAATTACTTTTTAGGTTTCCTTGTTATCAGTGTTTCAGTAGGAAACATGGTTCTCATATCAGTTGACCGTTACATAGCAATCTGTGACCCCATGTTTTACTCCACCAAAGTTACTCTGAAAAGAGTTcaactctgtgtttgtctgtgttggatATTTTCTGCTGTCCACAGCACTTGGTTACTGAgggattttttaaaacaacCGAGCAGGTATAACTCCTGTTATGGAGAATGTGTAGTCATAATTAATTATGCTGAAGGAGTAGTTGATCTTGTTGTGACCTTTTTAGGCCCCATTGTTGTCATCATACTCTTGTATTTGAGAGTATTTGTGgtggctgtgtctcaggctcATGCCATGCGCTCTCACATTGCAGCTACCACTCTGCAGCGTTCAGAGACTGTAAAAGCTAAGAGATCTGAGATGAAAGCAGCCAGGACTCTTGGTATTGTAGTAgttgtgtttcttctgtgttcCTGTCCATATTATTATTTCACTGCTGCAACTGAGAAAGACGAGGTAGAGGCGTCATCTACAGGGCTTGAAAtttggtttttgtatttgaACTCCTGTCTAAACCCAGTGATCTATGTTTCTTTCTATCCCTGGTTCAGAAAATCTATTAAACACATTGCTACACTTCAGATACTGCAGCCAGGCTCCCGTGATACCAGTTtacagtag